In Sardina pilchardus chromosome 10, fSarPil1.1, whole genome shotgun sequence, one genomic interval encodes:
- the rag1 gene encoding V(D)J recombination-activating protein 1 — protein MESRTDIPRYAMPDEVQHTYSKFSDWKFKLFRVRSMEKAPLPSEPPPNATAAAAAVAAAAAAPPKPQGGEDLGHPGSLMRLCLGGKSKENVEAASQRVDQKLQEMDTHMGCLKSLCRLCGMSLRKAKGPEHDVQDALDESSRLSLRKMGCKAQGWPEVILKVFKVDVAADMETVHPQAFCHRCWMAAMRGGGFCSFGPTRVPEWRPHTSGCSLCFPKQPSAFQRKRRKRAKALRRAPALAKRVKREAQSTAGGVGGKRVLRALVDHQQQQQQPQHRPLSRSSRVTPGARRALWVKNITLCQRDHLSAKLLPDDLPADFLRAVTCQVCDHLLSDPVQSPCRHLFCRGCILKYSRALGDLCPACTLPCPEPTELKVPPKAFLAVLQSLPLLCPREGCGELVRMDSFRAHCQGHLHQRQSDGDDPLGLDADRDLDGYLPVNKGGRPRQHLLSLTRRAQKHRLKELKNQVRAFADKEEGGDTKSVCLTLFLLALRAGNEHKQADELEAMMQGRGYGLHPAVCLAIRVNTFLSCSQYHKMYRTVKATSGRQIFQPLHTLRAAEKELLPGFHPFEWQPALKAVSSSWDVGILDGLSGWMSSVEDVPADTISRRFRYDVALASALKDLEEDLMEGLREQGLDDSSVTGFNVTVKESCDGMGDVSEKHGGGPALPEKAVRFSFTVMSVSAQVEPEDDGPAASPVVIFHEMRPNSELSCKPLCLMFVDESDHETLTAILGPVVAERDAMKESRLILALGGLPRSFRFHFRGTGYDEKMVREMEGLEASGSTYICTLCDSTRAEASQNMVLHAITRSHRENLERYELWRTNPFGESADELRDRVKGVSAKAFLETQPTLDALHCDIGNATEFYKIFQDEIGEMHARDASGAPPPGREERRRWRAALDKQLRKKLKLKPVMRMNGNYARRLMTAEAAEVVCELVPSEERRAALRELVGLYLQMKPVWRATWPARECPDQLCRYSFNSQRFAELLSTAFRYRYDGKITNYLHKTLAHVPEIVERDGSIGAWASEGNESGNKLFRRFRKMNARQSKTFELEDVLKHHWLYTSKYLQKFMEAHKNSAKALQATINPEEIVDDSDMLVEVPDF, from the exons ATGGAGTCACGGACGGATATCCCCAGGTACGCCATGCCGGATGAGGTGCAGCACACGTACTCCAAGTTCTCGGACTGGAAGTTCAAGCTGTTCCGGGTCAGGTCCATGGAGAAGGCGCCCCTGCCCAGCGAGCCCCCTCCGAacgcgacggcggcggcggcggcggtggcggcggcggcggcggctcccCCAAAGCCCCAGGGGGGCGAGGATCTGGGGCATCCAGGCAGTCTGATGAGGCTCTGCCTCGGGGGCAAGAGCAAGGAGAACGTGGAGGCCGCCAGCCAGCGCGTGGACCAGAAGCTGCAGGAGATGGACACTCACATGGGCTGCCTCAA GAGTTTGTGCCGCCTCTGTGGGATGTCACTGCGCAAGGCCAAGGGGCCCGAGCACGACGTCCAGGACGCGCTGGACGAGTCCAGTCGGCTCTCGCTGCGCAAGATGGGCTGCAAGGCGCAGGGCTGGCCGGAGGTCATCCTCAAGGTCTTCAAGGTGGACGTGGCGGCCGACATGGAGACGGTGCACCCGCAGGCCTTCTGCCACCGCTGCTGGATGGCCGCCATGCGGGGGGGCGGCTTCTGCTCCTTCGGCCCGACCCGGGTGCCCGAATGGCGGCCGCACACCTCCGGGTGCTCCCTCTGCTTCCCCAAGCAGCCCTCGGCCTTCCAGCGCAAGCGGCGCAAGCGTGCCAAGGCCCTCCGAAGGGCCCCGGCTCTGGCCAAGAGGGTGAAGCGGGAGGCCCAGAGCACCGCTGGTGGCGTCGGGGGCAAGAGGGTGCTGAGAGCCTTAGTggaccaccagcagcagcagcagcagccgcagcatcGGCCTCTGAGCCGGAGCAGCAGGGTGACGCCGGGCGCGCGCAGAGCCCTGTGGGTGAAGAACATCACCCTCTGCCAGCGAGACCACCTGAGCGCCAAGCTGCTGCCCGACGACCTGCCCGCCGACTTCCTCCGCGCCGTCACCTGCCAGGTGTGCGACCACCTGCTGAGCGACCCCGTCCAGTCGCCGTGCCGACACCTCTTCTGCCGCGGCTGCATCCTCAAGTACAGCCGGGCGCTGGGCGACCTGTGCCCAGCCTGCACGCTGCCCTGCCCCGAGCCCACGGAGCTGAAGGTGCCACCCAAGGCCTTCCTGGCGGTGCTGCAGTCTCTGCCCCTGCTGTGCCCCCGGGAGGGCTGTGGCGAGCTGGTCAGGATGGACTCCTTCAGGGCCCACTGCCAAGGCCACCTCCATCAGAGGCAGTCGGACGGAGACGACCCGCTGGGCCTGGATGCCGACAGGGATCTGGACGGATACCTGCCGGTCAACAAGGGCGGACGCCCGCGCCAGCACCTGCTGTCCCTCACCCGGCGAGCGCAGAAGCACCGGCTCAAGGAGCTGAAGAACCAGGTGCGGGCGTTCGCCGAcaaggaggaaggaggggacACCAAGTCCGTCTGCCTGACGCTCTTCCTGCTGGCTCTCAGGGCGGGGAACGAGCACAAGCAAGCGGACGAGCTGGAGGCCATGATGCAAG GCAGGGGGTATGGTTTGCATCCCGCTGTGTGCCTCGCCATCAGGGTCAACACCTTCCTCAGCTGCAGTCAGTACCACAAGATGTACCGCACCGTCAAGGCCACCAGTGGGCGCCAGATCTTCCAGCCGCTGCACACCCTGCGCGCCGCCGAGAAGGAGCTGCTGCCGGGCTTCCACCCCTTCGAGTGGCAGCCCGCCCTGAAGGCCGTGTCCAGCAGCTGGGACGTGGGCATCCTGGACGGGCTCTCGGGCTGGATGAGCTCGGTGGAGGACGTGCCGGCGGACACCATCTCCCGGCGCTTCCGCTACGACGTGGCCCTGGCGTCGGCGCTCAAGGACCTGGAGGAGGACCTGATGGAGGGCCTGCGGGAGCAGGGCCTGGACGACAGCTCGGTGACGGGCTTCAACGTCACCGTCAAGGAGTCGTGCGACGGCATGGGCGACGTGAGCGAGAAGCACGGCGGCGGCCCGGCGCTGCCCGAGAAGGCCGTGCGCTTCTCCTTCACCGTCATGTCCGTGTCGGCGCAGGTGGAGCCCGAGGACGACGGGCCGGCCGCCTCGCCGGTGGTCATCTTCCACGAGATGAGGCCCAACTCGGAGCTCTCCTGCAAGCCGCTGTGCCTGATGTTCGTGGACGAGTCGGACCACGAGACGCTCACGGCCATCCTGGGCCCCGTGGTGGCCGAGCGCGACGCCATGAAGGAGAGCCGCCTCATCCTGGCGCTGGGCGGCCTGCCGCGCTCCTTCCGCTTCCACTTCCGCGGCACGGGCTACGACGAGAAGATGGTGCGCGAGATGGAGGGGCTGGAGGCGTCCGGCTCCACCTACATCTGCACGCTGTGCGACTCCACGCGCGCCGAGGCCTCGCAGAACATGGTGCTGCACGCCATCACGCGCAGCCACCGGGAGAACCTGGAGCGCTACGAGCTGTGGCGCACCAACCCCTTCGGCGAGTCGGCCGACGAGCTGCGCGACCGCGTCAAGGGCGTCTCGGCCAAGGCCTTCCTGGAGACGCAGCCGACGCTCGACGCGCTCCACTGCGACATCGGCAACGCCACCGAGTTCTACAAGATCTTCCAGGACGAGATCGGCGAGATGCACGCGCGCGACGCCAGCGGCGCCCCGCCGCCCGGCCGCGAGGAGCGACGTCGGTGGCGCGCGGCGCTCGACAAGCAGCTGCGCAAGAAGCTCAAGCTCAAGCCGGTGATGCGCATGAACGGCAACTACGCGCGGCGCCTGATGACGGCCGAGGCGGCGGAGGTGGTGTGCGAGCTGGTGCCCTCGGAGGAGCGGCGGGCGGCGCTCCGCGAGCTCGTGGGGCTCTACCTGCAGATGAAGCCCGTGTGGCGCGCCACCTGGCCGGCCCGCGAGTGCCCCGACCAGCTGTGCCGCTACAGCTTCAACTCGCAGCGCTTCGCCGAGCTGCTGTCCACCGCCTTCAGGTACCGCTACGACGGCAAGATCACCAACTACCTGCACAAGACGCTGGCGCACGTGCCCGAGATCGTGGAGCGCGACGGCTCCATCGGCGCCTGGGCCAGCGAGGGCAACGAGTCCGGCAACAAGCTCTTCCGCCGCTTCCGCAAAATGAACGCCCGCCAGTCCAAGACCTTCGAGCTGGAGGACGTGCTCAAGCACCACTGGCTGTACACATCCAAGTACCTGCAGAAGTTTATGGAGGCGCATAAGAACTCAGCCAAGGCCCTGCAGGCCACTATAAACCCCGAGGAGATTGTGGATGACAGTGATATGTTAGTGGAGGTTCCAGACTTCTAA